Proteins encoded in a region of the Bacillus methanolicus genome:
- a CDS encoding DMT family transporter — MKKTLFADVSLLFVAFIWGATFVLVQNAISFLEPFSFNGIRFFAAAVLLGGWLLLFERKQIRYFNRKMLLSGMLLGILLFIGYAFQTVGLLYTSSSKAGFITGLNVVMVPMFAMFLLKQRPGINAAIGVFIAIAGLYLLTMTDTAKLNIGDGFVFICAIGFALHIIFTGKFSNQYPSLLLTVVQISTVSILSSIFAFGLEHWQNAFRPDVVLSGKVLAALIITSVFATALAFFAQTNFQKFTTPTRVALIFAMEPVFAAVTGFIWAGERLSYSAITGCILIFSGMVFAELPVKKGLFFGKFKRKHVA, encoded by the coding sequence ATGAAAAAAACTTTATTTGCTGATGTCAGCCTCCTCTTCGTTGCTTTCATTTGGGGAGCCACTTTCGTCCTTGTACAGAATGCCATTTCTTTTTTAGAGCCTTTTTCATTTAATGGAATCCGTTTTTTTGCAGCTGCGGTTCTGTTAGGAGGCTGGCTGCTATTATTTGAAAGAAAACAAATTCGCTATTTTAATCGAAAAATGCTGTTATCAGGAATGTTATTAGGCATTTTATTGTTTATCGGTTATGCATTTCAAACAGTCGGTCTCCTCTATACATCTTCATCTAAGGCCGGATTCATTACCGGATTAAATGTCGTAATGGTTCCAATGTTTGCGATGTTCCTGCTAAAACAGCGGCCAGGCATAAATGCTGCTATCGGTGTTTTCATCGCCATTGCCGGCTTGTATTTGCTTACGATGACGGACACCGCAAAACTAAATATCGGTGATGGTTTTGTTTTTATTTGTGCGATCGGATTTGCTCTTCACATTATTTTTACAGGAAAGTTTAGCAATCAATACCCATCTTTGCTGCTCACAGTTGTGCAAATATCAACGGTGTCCATTTTGTCGTCCATTTTTGCATTTGGATTGGAACATTGGCAAAATGCCTTTCGTCCTGATGTCGTGCTATCAGGAAAAGTGCTTGCTGCACTGATTATCACTTCTGTTTTTGCAACGGCCCTTGCATTTTTTGCGCAAACGAATTTTCAAAAATTCACAACGCCAACGAGAGTCGCACTTATTTTTGCCATGGAACCGGTTTTTGCCGCTGTTACAGGATTTATCTGGGCAGGAGAACGCTTGTCATACTCTGCGATCACCGGTTGTATCCTTATCTTTTCAGGCATGGTGTTTGCGGAGCTTCCAGTGAAAAAGGGTTTGTTTTTTGGTAAGTTTAAGCGGAAACACGTTGCATAA
- a CDS encoding IS256 family transposase: MTQLQFTLNMDLLKDSVMNSNIDAVVKSTIVLVLNEYMEKERDEYLQAKAYERTSERQDYRNGYYDRDFIVSIGKIKLRVPRTRNGDFSPSVFERYARVDQTFVLSMLEMVVNGVSTRKVTNVVEQLCGEKVSKSFVSSLTEKLDPVVKQWANRPLNVQYYSYIFVDAMYIKVREHHKVVSKAVYIATGINQDQKREVIGFKIDHKESYEAWREFLSELKSRGLQSPKLVISDAHKGLKKAIEKEFIGTSWQRCTVHFKRNIIEALPKKGMGEVIVDLKRIFEAVTVEDARFFRNVFFKSYEENPKLEKALEILDEGFEDAIQYLSHPAKWHRLIRSTNSLERLNQEVRRRERVIRIFPNTQSAYRLIGAVLMDYDEEQAKKKSIFAKNENVPREREI, encoded by the coding sequence ATGACCCAATTACAGTTTACCCTAAATATGGACCTTTTAAAAGATTCGGTCATGAATTCAAATATTGATGCGGTAGTTAAATCAACCATTGTTTTAGTCTTGAATGAGTACATGGAAAAAGAGCGTGATGAGTATTTACAGGCTAAGGCTTATGAGCGCACCTCCGAACGCCAAGACTACCGAAATGGCTACTATGACCGTGACTTTATTGTAAGTATTGGAAAGATTAAATTAAGAGTTCCCCGTACACGTAATGGTGACTTTTCACCATCTGTTTTTGAACGCTATGCGCGTGTGGACCAAACCTTTGTCTTATCCATGCTCGAGATGGTTGTAAATGGAGTGTCTACACGCAAAGTGACGAATGTTGTAGAACAATTATGCGGGGAAAAAGTTTCGAAATCCTTTGTTTCATCCTTGACAGAAAAGCTTGATCCAGTTGTCAAACAATGGGCAAACCGACCGTTAAATGTCCAATATTACTCTTATATTTTTGTAGATGCCATGTATATCAAAGTGCGTGAACACCATAAAGTCGTCTCTAAAGCGGTGTATATTGCGACCGGCATTAACCAGGACCAAAAAAGGGAAGTGATCGGTTTTAAAATCGATCATAAAGAAAGCTATGAAGCATGGCGGGAATTTTTGAGTGAGTTAAAGTCAAGGGGGTTGCAATCCCCCAAGCTGGTGATTTCAGATGCCCATAAAGGATTAAAGAAAGCGATAGAAAAGGAATTTATCGGAACATCATGGCAGCGTTGTACCGTTCATTTCAAACGAAATATCATCGAAGCATTGCCTAAAAAAGGCATGGGAGAGGTCATTGTCGATTTAAAAAGGATATTCGAAGCCGTTACGGTAGAAGATGCCCGTTTCTTTCGCAATGTGTTCTTTAAGAGCTATGAAGAGAATCCGAAACTTGAAAAGGCACTGGAGATATTAGATGAGGGCTTTGAAGACGCCATCCAATATTTAAGTCATCCCGCAAAATGGCATCGCTTAATCCGTAGCACCAACTCTCTGGAACGATTAAATCAGGAAGTTCGCCGTCGTGAAAGGGTGATCCGCATATTTCCAAATACGCAGTCTGCCTATCGGCTGATTGGAGCTGTCTTAATGGATTATGATGAGGAACAAGCCAAGAAAAAAAGCATTTTTGCGAAAAACGAGAATGTCCCGCGCGAGCGCGAAATTTAA
- a CDS encoding DUF6123 family protein, with translation MEKSVRTVEDYLHYLQTKGFRIREDAVGFIYFGKNYTNASDELTNTAIELTLKAQKEFDGSFYISLLETLTANKIKTRHEAIQFVKENHLIAI, from the coding sequence ATGGAAAAGTCAGTGCGGACAGTGGAAGATTATTTGCACTATTTGCAAACAAAAGGCTTTCGAATTCGGGAGGATGCCGTTGGGTTTATTTATTTTGGGAAAAATTATACAAATGCATCTGATGAACTGACGAACACGGCAATCGAACTAACCTTAAAAGCGCAAAAGGAATTTGACGGAAGTTTCTATATCTCTTTACTTGAGACATTAACCGCAAACAAAATTAAAACCCGACACGAAGCGATTCAATTTGTGAAGGAAAATCATTTGATTGCGATATGA
- a CDS encoding divergent PAP2 family protein: protein MNKGVYIALLSIGLAQVLKIPIYFVKNKVWKPELFFQTGGMPSSHSAGVSSLTTFIALIRGVPTIDFALSLIYGLIVMYDAQGIRRQTGELTLKVNDLGELIEKINKDESVKFEEKSPKRLKEMLGHKPEEVIGGALLGVLVGTIGYFLTKNKHKY from the coding sequence ATGAATAAAGGGGTTTATATTGCATTGCTCAGCATTGGGCTGGCTCAGGTGTTAAAAATTCCTATTTATTTTGTAAAAAACAAAGTATGGAAGCCGGAGCTCTTTTTTCAAACGGGCGGTATGCCAAGTTCCCATTCGGCAGGAGTTTCGTCATTAACCACGTTTATTGCATTAATAAGAGGCGTGCCGACGATCGATTTTGCTCTGTCCCTAATTTATGGATTAATTGTTATGTATGACGCACAAGGAATTAGGCGCCAGACTGGCGAGCTGACGCTGAAAGTAAATGACCTTGGGGAATTAATTGAAAAAATCAATAAAGATGAAAGTGTAAAATTTGAAGAAAAATCACCAAAAAGGTTGAAAGAAATGCTTGGCCATAAACCGGAAGAAGTAATAGGAGGTGCACTCCTCGGAGTTCTTGTCGGCACAATCGGCTATTTTTTGACAAAAAACAAGCATAAGTATTAA
- the sspL gene encoding small, acid-soluble spore protein L: protein MKKHNRNRGTKAPGVTPQGYGQDAEFAAEPKSKLENAAKKKNTK, encoded by the coding sequence ATGAAAAAACACAACAGAAACAGAGGAACAAAAGCACCTGGAGTAACCCCTCAAGGGTATGGGCAAGACGCAGAGTTTGCTGCAGAACCGAAAAGCAAATTAGAAAACGCCGCCAAAAAGAAAAATACAAAATAG
- a CDS encoding 5'-3' exonuclease: MKKPLFMLVDGMALLFRSFYATAVSGQFMINSKGIPTNGVYGFIKHFFTAVNQFPPTHVAVCWDMGSKTFRTELFEGYKANRSEPPVELLPQFDLVKEIVESFDVPNIGLEGFEADDCIGTLAKQNCQDADVLILTGDQDLLQLIDENISVALLKKGFGNYHVYTKESFFEEKGIQPQQMIDIKALMGDSSDNYPGVRGIGEKTAIKLVQQFQNVEGIVTNIEKLSKAQRTKIEQDLEMLHLSRKLAEIKCDAPVSCSLEDALFQIDRQKVIGKFAELEFKGLHRYLEIEKEYA; encoded by the coding sequence ATGAAAAAGCCATTATTCATGCTGGTAGACGGCATGGCGCTATTATTTCGTTCGTTTTATGCAACAGCCGTTAGCGGTCAATTTATGATAAATTCGAAAGGAATCCCAACGAACGGCGTATATGGATTTATTAAACATTTTTTTACAGCGGTGAATCAATTTCCTCCGACCCACGTGGCAGTTTGTTGGGATATGGGTAGCAAAACATTTCGTACGGAGCTTTTTGAAGGGTATAAGGCGAACCGTTCAGAGCCTCCGGTTGAATTGCTACCTCAATTTGACCTTGTGAAAGAGATCGTGGAATCTTTTGATGTGCCAAATATCGGACTTGAAGGTTTTGAAGCGGATGACTGTATTGGAACGCTTGCAAAACAAAACTGTCAAGATGCGGATGTTCTGATTCTTACCGGGGATCAGGATCTATTGCAGCTGATTGACGAAAATATTTCAGTCGCGCTGTTAAAAAAAGGTTTCGGAAATTATCATGTTTATACAAAAGAGTCATTTTTTGAGGAAAAAGGCATTCAGCCACAACAGATGATTGATATCAAAGCATTGATGGGAGACTCTAGTGATAATTATCCGGGAGTAAGAGGCATCGGCGAGAAAACAGCTATAAAGCTTGTGCAGCAATTTCAAAATGTTGAAGGCATCGTTACTAATATTGAGAAGTTGTCAAAAGCACAGAGAACAAAAATCGAACAGGACCTTGAAATGCTGCACTTAAGCAGAAAGCTTGCCGAAATAAAGTGTGATGCACCGGTGTCTTGCAGCCTCGAAGATGCATTATTTCAAATCGACCGGCAAAAAGTGATTGGAAAATTTGCCGAACTTGAATTTAAAGGGCTGCACAGGTATTTAGAGATTGAAAAAGAATATGCTTAA
- a CDS encoding nucleotidyltransferase domain-containing protein, with protein MNDWLNELEKRYEIEILFACEAGSRAWGTHSDDSDFDIRFIYRFKNIKKYLSIDPPKDVLDLTDQFDIHGWDIFKAMQLLRKSNPSLFEWAYSPVVYVNKHTFRETLQYMIETGYSPYSLFMHYMQVMSRNVKDVKNKENYDDKRQKQLLQAIKAFLIALRLYEKNKVSNELLNFLSQPEMEKDVLYNQYSILVKAKQEKTLLPYLEVKEMLDYLEKQKEILIEYSKKLHKGTNLTGLLNNWLWELLQVKAGESE; from the coding sequence ATGAATGATTGGCTGAACGAATTGGAAAAACGCTATGAAATAGAGATCCTTTTTGCGTGTGAAGCGGGAAGCCGTGCGTGGGGAACTCATTCCGATGATTCAGACTTTGATATTCGCTTTATCTATCGGTTTAAAAATATTAAAAAGTATCTTTCCATTGATCCACCGAAAGATGTGCTTGATTTGACTGATCAGTTTGATATCCATGGCTGGGATATTTTTAAAGCAATGCAGCTTTTGAGAAAATCAAATCCGAGTCTGTTTGAATGGGCGTATTCCCCGGTCGTGTATGTCAATAAACACACATTCCGGGAAACGTTGCAATATATGATTGAAACAGGCTACTCGCCGTATTCTTTGTTTATGCATTACATGCAGGTAATGTCGAGAAATGTAAAAGATGTTAAGAATAAAGAGAATTACGATGACAAAAGACAAAAACAGCTGCTTCAGGCGATTAAAGCTTTTTTAATCGCCTTGAGGCTTTACGAGAAAAACAAGGTATCCAACGAATTGCTGAATTTTCTTTCTCAACCGGAAATGGAAAAGGATGTTTTATACAATCAATATTCCATTCTCGTAAAAGCGAAACAAGAAAAAACGCTTCTTCCATACTTAGAAGTCAAGGAAATGTTAGATTATTTAGAGAAACAGAAAGAAATATTGATTGAATACTCGAAAAAGCTTCATAAAGGTACGAATTTGACGGGCTTATTAAATAATTGGCTTTGGGAGCTTTTACAGGTGAAGGCGGGAGAGAGCGAATGA
- a CDS encoding dynamin family protein, with protein sequence MIKTMIQQDQPLIEKITALYTFFKKNNDLENEQKVKQLARKWKEKEFSIGFCGHFSAGKSSMINALIGENLLPSSPIPTSANVVKIKSGKDYAKVYFKHGKPRLYPAPYDLEKMKTYAKNGDEIHSIVISHSKANFPEDTVVMDTPGIDSTDDAHRIATESALHLADIIFYVMDYNHVQSELNFLFTKALSDAGKEIYLVINQIDKHREEELSFTTFKESVQASFASWGVKPAGIFYTSLKNREYTGNQFPMLQDLIKEKISKRHELLPVTIFHSLKKLADDHYAYLAARDEEEIEANKQILNGLTEDEQNNVVEKLEEIKQQLDEIDSVASNTKERLLTETDNILKNAYLMPFQTRELAEKYLESLQPDFKVGLFFTKQKTEEARNERLEQFYSDLSEKVKTQLEWHLRELILNALKSEGVFHPELAARAQNFAVPFPIDLLKSAVKPGARLSGEYVLNYTNEVAELLKKAAKQEVLPLIESFSNFLLEKNVDAKSKLQAEFNQWQKFVDAKRILDSIQEKQMSARFAMEGILTGSNEINVDYDTILSLFSFEEEEFEIITDVIDDSFEPNKKRWSAWDKGDSDDNNQQGNLETLSDAKFEKLARKLRFTGEKISSIPGMKKMSEELLRKAERLENRQFTVALFGAFSAGKSSFANALIGTDLLPVSPNPTTAAINKIRPVDKNHSHGTVIVKLKDSSALFEEVQRSLHFFGYEVKDFHEGMASIQKIVGKEAVSDASGKMHFAFLSAFYKGFELFQNRLGETVQTDLKEFREFVANEEKSCFVEEIEVFIDSPLTRAGITLVDTPGADSINARHTGVAFNYIKNSDAILFVTYYNHAFSKADREFLIQLGRVKETFELDKMFFIVNAIDLANNEEEMASVMEYVQDHLVQYGIRRPNLFPVSSLLALKEKTMQLETEESRINVFEKAFYSFISGDLMKIAESSAEADLVRASDLLRGLISSAMEDESVKKQKYETVKAEKERMLAFIQSQAPDFLKNQLIQEADELIFYIKQRVFFRFGDFFKEAFNPAVLKDDGRNIKKALQTSLEELLESIGFDFAQEMRATSLRVEAFITKILKNFYSALTQELAAKSEEGIAFSQFESQEFTGIEFYNAFKELDRGMFKKALGQVKNLKSFFEKNEKRFLAEELEGILQEPAEKYLQAENSRVKEHYMKLLSLHFDSLLHNLAEQTEEYYNGLMTALGEGIPIDQLKEIEKQLNS encoded by the coding sequence ATGATTAAGACAATGATTCAGCAAGATCAGCCGCTCATCGAAAAAATCACTGCCTTATATACATTTTTCAAAAAAAATAATGACCTTGAAAATGAGCAAAAAGTAAAGCAACTTGCAAGAAAATGGAAAGAAAAAGAATTTTCTATAGGATTCTGTGGCCATTTCTCGGCTGGAAAATCAAGCATGATCAATGCGTTAATCGGTGAAAATCTGCTTCCATCGAGTCCGATTCCGACGAGCGCTAATGTTGTAAAAATTAAATCAGGAAAGGATTATGCGAAGGTTTATTTTAAACACGGCAAACCTCGGCTATATCCGGCTCCTTACGATTTAGAAAAAATGAAAACGTATGCAAAAAATGGGGATGAAATCCATTCCATTGTCATCAGTCATTCTAAAGCGAATTTCCCTGAAGACACGGTAGTTATGGATACTCCCGGGATTGATTCTACAGATGATGCACACCGAATTGCGACCGAATCTGCCCTTCATTTGGCAGATATTATCTTTTATGTGATGGATTACAATCATGTTCAATCCGAATTGAATTTTTTATTTACAAAAGCGCTTTCAGATGCAGGGAAAGAAATCTATTTGGTCATTAATCAAATCGACAAACATAGAGAAGAAGAATTAAGTTTCACAACTTTCAAGGAAAGTGTGCAAGCATCGTTTGCTTCTTGGGGTGTGAAACCTGCAGGAATTTTTTATACAAGCTTAAAAAACAGAGAATATACCGGGAACCAATTTCCAATGCTTCAAGATTTGATAAAGGAAAAAATCTCAAAAAGGCATGAACTTTTACCGGTAACTATTTTCCATTCACTAAAAAAACTTGCCGATGATCACTATGCGTATTTGGCAGCTCGTGATGAAGAAGAGATCGAGGCCAACAAGCAAATCTTAAACGGGTTGACGGAAGACGAACAAAACAATGTAGTCGAAAAACTTGAAGAGATCAAACAGCAATTGGATGAAATCGATTCAGTTGCTTCCAATACGAAAGAACGCCTGCTAACTGAAACAGACAATATATTAAAAAATGCGTATCTTATGCCTTTCCAGACGAGAGAGCTTGCCGAAAAATATTTGGAGTCCCTCCAGCCGGATTTTAAAGTTGGCTTGTTTTTTACGAAACAAAAGACGGAAGAGGCCCGGAATGAACGGCTTGAACAATTTTACAGCGACCTTTCTGAAAAGGTAAAGACCCAGCTGGAATGGCATTTGCGCGAACTGATTTTGAATGCTTTAAAGAGCGAAGGAGTTTTTCATCCGGAGCTTGCCGCAAGAGCCCAAAACTTTGCGGTCCCATTCCCGATCGATTTATTAAAGTCGGCCGTAAAACCAGGGGCGAGGCTGTCAGGGGAATATGTTTTAAATTATACAAATGAAGTTGCTGAGTTATTGAAAAAAGCAGCGAAGCAAGAAGTCCTTCCTTTAATCGAAAGTTTTAGCAACTTTCTGCTAGAGAAAAATGTTGACGCAAAAAGTAAGCTGCAAGCAGAATTCAATCAATGGCAAAAATTTGTTGACGCGAAAAGAATTTTAGATTCAATACAGGAAAAGCAGATGTCTGCCCGTTTTGCCATGGAAGGGATTTTAACAGGCAGCAATGAAATAAATGTGGATTATGATACCATTCTTTCTCTTTTTTCATTTGAGGAGGAAGAGTTTGAAATTATTACAGATGTGATAGATGATTCTTTTGAGCCGAACAAAAAGAGATGGAGTGCCTGGGATAAAGGGGATTCCGATGATAATAATCAACAAGGGAACCTGGAAACGCTTTCTGATGCCAAGTTTGAAAAATTAGCAAGAAAACTCCGGTTTACTGGGGAGAAAATCAGTTCTATACCCGGTATGAAGAAAATGAGTGAAGAGCTTCTTCGCAAAGCGGAGCGCCTTGAAAACCGGCAATTTACCGTTGCTTTGTTCGGTGCATTCAGCGCCGGGAAATCTTCGTTTGCCAATGCCTTAATTGGAACAGATTTGCTCCCGGTTTCGCCAAACCCGACAACGGCTGCAATCAATAAAATTAGGCCAGTTGACAAAAACCATTCGCATGGAACTGTGATCGTCAAATTAAAAGATTCCTCCGCGCTTTTTGAAGAAGTTCAGCGGTCGTTGCATTTCTTTGGATACGAAGTGAAAGATTTTCATGAAGGAATGGCTTCGATACAAAAAATAGTTGGAAAAGAAGCTGTTTCGGATGCTTCCGGAAAAATGCATTTTGCTTTTCTGTCCGCTTTTTACAAAGGTTTTGAACTTTTTCAAAACCGTCTCGGCGAAACAGTGCAAACAGATTTGAAAGAATTTCGCGAATTTGTTGCCAATGAAGAAAAATCGTGTTTTGTTGAAGAGATTGAGGTTTTCATTGATAGTCCGTTAACAAGAGCAGGGATTACTTTGGTGGATACGCCCGGCGCTGATTCCATCAATGCACGCCATACCGGAGTCGCTTTTAACTATATTAAAAATTCGGATGCCATTTTGTTTGTCACTTACTATAACCATGCTTTCTCAAAAGCAGACCGGGAATTCCTCATCCAATTGGGCCGGGTGAAAGAGACATTTGAACTTGATAAAATGTTTTTTATTGTCAATGCGATTGACCTTGCCAATAACGAGGAGGAAATGGCTTCTGTTATGGAGTACGTACAAGATCATCTTGTACAGTACGGTATTCGCCGTCCGAATTTGTTCCCGGTTTCAAGCTTGCTCGCTTTGAAAGAAAAAACAATGCAGCTTGAGACTGAAGAATCTCGAATAAACGTTTTTGAAAAGGCTTTCTATTCCTTTATTTCAGGAGATTTAATGAAAATTGCTGAATCTTCAGCCGAAGCAGATCTTGTCCGCGCTTCTGACCTTCTTCGCGGGCTTATTTCATCCGCAATGGAAGACGAATCGGTAAAAAAACAAAAATACGAAACAGTGAAAGCGGAAAAAGAGCGAATGCTGGCTTTTATTCAATCACAAGCTCCTGACTTCTTGAAAAATCAGCTGATCCAAGAGGCGGATGAATTAATATTTTACATTAAACAAAGGGTGTTTTTCCGGTTCGGCGATTTTTTCAAAGAAGCCTTTAACCCGGCAGTGCTAAAAGATGATGGCAGAAATATAAAGAAGGCTCTTCAAACTTCCTTGGAAGAATTGCTTGAAAGCATCGGATTTGATTTTGCTCAGGAAATGAGAGCGACATCGTTAAGAGTTGAGGCGTTCATCACGAAAATTCTTAAAAACTTCTATTCTGCCCTTACACAAGAATTGGCAGCCAAGAGCGAAGAAGGAATTGCGTTCTCGCAGTTTGAATCGCAGGAGTTTACCGGAATTGAGTTTTACAATGCTTTTAAAGAACTTGACAGAGGCATGTTCAAAAAAGCTTTAGGCCAAGTAAAGAATTTGAAATCTTTTTTCGAAAAAAATGAAAAGCGCTTTCTGGCAGAAGAGTTGGAAGGAATCCTTCAAGAACCTGCCGAAAAGTATTTACAAGCAGAAAACAGCCGTGTGAAGGAACATTATATGAAGCTTCTGAGCCTTCACTTTGACAGTCTGCTGCACAATTTAGCAGAGCAGACGGAAGAATACTACAACGGATTGATGACTGCTCTTGGCGAAGGAATTCCGATTGATCAATTAAAAGAAATTGAAAAACAATTAAATTCTTAA
- a CDS encoding isoprenylcysteine carboxyl methyltransferase family protein: MAFWLFISVIIIQRILELIVAKQNEKWMKSQGAVEFGQKHYPIIVFVHILFFFVLITEVQSFHKDISPLWPLLLVAFLAAQAIRIWALLSLGRYWNTKILVLPGASVVKKGPYRYLKHPNYLVVALEFIIIPLMFHAFFTAILFSLLNIFVLSIRIPVEEKALTKFTEYELSFKKKNRFVPNNVNKL, translated from the coding sequence ATGGCATTCTGGCTATTCATTTCAGTGATCATTATTCAACGAATACTCGAATTAATAGTGGCGAAACAAAATGAAAAGTGGATGAAAAGTCAAGGAGCTGTTGAATTCGGCCAAAAACATTATCCAATAATCGTGTTTGTACATATTCTATTCTTCTTCGTATTAATAACAGAGGTCCAATCTTTTCATAAAGACATCTCGCCTCTTTGGCCATTGTTATTAGTTGCTTTTCTTGCTGCACAGGCCATTCGCATATGGGCGCTGTTATCACTCGGGAGATACTGGAACACAAAAATTCTTGTCCTGCCGGGAGCATCAGTCGTAAAAAAAGGACCTTATAGATATTTAAAGCATCCAAACTATTTGGTAGTGGCGCTCGAATTTATCATTATTCCGCTAATGTTTCATGCTTTTTTTACTGCGATCCTTTTTTCATTGTTAAATATTTTCGTCTTATCGATTCGAATACCCGTGGAAGAGAAAGCGCTTACGAAATTTACGGAATACGAACTTTCTTTTAAAAAGAAAAATCGATTCGTTCCAAATAATGTTAATAAATTGTGA
- a CDS encoding type III polyketide synthase: MPIILSAAEAIPPFVIEQHQAMEFAGELFSDSFKDIERLLKAFQNGQIEKRHFVKELEWFKNNRTFEEKNNAFVEEAVKLGAEAITKCLTNSTFLKEEIPYEEIDAIITVSTTGLATPSIESRIMNILPFSSFTKRIPIFGLGCAGGAAGLSRAFEYCLAFPKAKVLVLSIELCSLTFQRNDRSKSNLIGTSLFADGVACAVVCGSESDTLKYQKRASSPNIFATQSSTMKNTLDVMGWDVKNDGLFVVFSKDIPTKIETWLKPNVEKLTREWNICLNDIDHFIAHPGGKKVLEAYVKELNLPENMIKDSLEILKEYGNMSSATIIYVLRRIMEKANKGEIGLAAALGPGFSSELLLMRWV, encoded by the coding sequence ATGCCGATCATTTTGTCTGCAGCAGAAGCGATTCCGCCTTTCGTTATTGAACAGCATCAAGCGATGGAATTTGCGGGTGAACTTTTTTCAGATTCGTTCAAGGACATTGAGAGGCTATTAAAAGCGTTTCAAAACGGACAGATTGAAAAGCGCCATTTTGTAAAAGAGCTGGAATGGTTCAAGAATAACAGGACATTCGAGGAAAAAAATAATGCTTTTGTTGAGGAAGCTGTAAAATTAGGTGCGGAAGCAATAACGAAATGTTTAACAAATTCTACTTTTTTAAAAGAAGAAATCCCTTATGAAGAAATTGATGCGATCATTACTGTTTCGACAACCGGTCTTGCAACACCGAGTATCGAATCAAGAATAATGAATATCCTTCCATTTTCCTCATTCACGAAAAGGATACCGATCTTTGGATTAGGGTGTGCCGGAGGAGCTGCCGGATTATCTAGGGCTTTTGAATACTGCCTTGCTTTTCCGAAAGCAAAGGTTCTTGTTTTATCAATTGAATTATGCAGTTTAACATTTCAAAGAAACGACCGTTCCAAAAGCAATTTAATCGGTACTTCCTTGTTTGCTGACGGCGTAGCTTGTGCTGTCGTTTGCGGCAGTGAGTCTGATACTTTGAAATATCAAAAGCGGGCTTCATCTCCAAACATTTTTGCCACTCAATCGTCGACAATGAAAAACACTCTTGATGTAATGGGGTGGGATGTCAAAAATGATGGGCTGTTTGTTGTGTTTTCAAAAGATATTCCAACGAAGATAGAGACTTGGCTAAAACCAAATGTAGAAAAACTGACCCGTGAGTGGAATATCTGCTTAAATGACATTGATCATTTCATTGCCCATCCCGGAGGCAAAAAGGTGCTGGAAGCGTATGTAAAAGAACTCAACCTTCCTGAAAACATGATTAAAGATTCTCTCGAAATATTAAAGGAATATGGGAATATGTCTTCAGCAACCATCATATATGTGTTACGGAGGATTATGGAAAAAGCGAATAAAGGTGAAATAGGCTTGGCTGCCGCTCTTGGGCCCGGATTCAGCTCTGAATTACTATTAATGAGGTGGGTATAA